One Chaetodon trifascialis isolate fChaTrf1 chromosome 13, fChaTrf1.hap1, whole genome shotgun sequence DNA segment encodes these proteins:
- the wbp1la gene encoding WW domain binding protein 1-like a, with amino-acid sequence MGSLKVNVGQENSATAATVAEAKLVCQGVNNQSYICESGHCCGETQCCSYYYELWWFWLVWALIIILTCCCVCQHWRSKQRFQQQRRQNEINLIAYREAHNNSQLPLYLRFLPTYLLPAYEEVVDRPATPPPPYTPLQVAPLPTDPRQESPCPHSAISVPGDADVPLPATPEVTQSHLHKDLTPGRYRRFTGDSGIEVCDGQELWDQHGFLGREEETEEEGTGQMEDPCDHCGSQTFEQSHIIDAVIHENTEGHTVVDTEPQSLR; translated from the exons ATGGGATCACTAAAGGTCAACGTTGGACAAGAAAATTCAGCCACGGCGGCCACAGTCGCAGAG GCCAAGTTGGTGTGTCAGGGAGTAAACAACCAGAGCTACATCTGTGAGTCTGGTCACTGCTGTGGAGAGACACAGTGCTGCAGCTACTATTATGAACTGTGGT GGTTCTGGTTGGTGTGGGCTCTGATCATTATcctgacatgctgctgtgtttgtcagcaCTGGCGCTCCAAGCAGCGCTTCCAACAGCAGCGCCGCCAGAATGAGATCAATCTCATTGCCTACAGAGAGGCTCACAACAACTCCCAACTACCCCTCTATCTCA GATTCTTGCCCACCTATCTGCTGCCAGCCTATGAAGAGGTAGTGGACCGCCCAGccacgcctcctcctccctaCACCCCTCTTCAAGTAGCGCCTCTTCCCACAGACCCACGTCAGGAATCTCCTTGCCCCCACTCGGCTATCTCTGTCCCTGGTGATGCTGATGTACCACTTCCTGCTACTCCAGAGGTCACACAGAGCCACCTTCACAAGGACTTGACACCGGGCAGGTACCGGCGCTTCACAGGGGATTCTGGAATTGAAGTGTGTGATGGCCAGGAACTGTGGGATCAGCATGGCTTTttaggaagagaagaggagacagaggaagaggggacTGGGCAAATGGAGGACCCATGTGATCACTGTGGTTCCCAGACCTTTGAACAAAGCCATATTATTGATGCAGTCattcatgaaaacacagaaggaCACACAGTTGTGGACACAGAGCCGCAGTCCCTTAGGTAA